A single genomic interval of Polaribacter vadi harbors:
- a CDS encoding carboxypeptidase-like regulatory domain-containing protein — protein MKTFKTISLNKSKFTCIAFCVSFFFFTATLQAQEIEISGTVKGKTYDKTTLLDGVNILLKGTRTGTTTNKKGEFTFPKKLKVGDILVFSYLGLAKQNIKIKENSSVLNITLVEDDSQIFGALNSNKRYSSKKSKNK, from the coding sequence ATGAAAACATTTAAAACAATCTCATTAAACAAGTCGAAATTTACTTGCATCGCTTTTTGCGTATCATTTTTCTTTTTTACAGCTACTTTACAAGCACAAGAAATAGAAATTTCAGGAACTGTAAAAGGTAAAACTTATGATAAAACAACATTATTAGATGGTGTAAATATTCTTTTAAAAGGAACAAGAACTGGAACCACGACTAATAAAAAAGGAGAATTCACATTCCCGAAAAAATTAAAAGTTGGCGATATTTTAGTATTTTCTTATTTGGGTTTAGCAAAACAAAATATAAAAATTAAAGAAAATTCTTCGGTTTTAAACATCACATTAGTAGAAGATGATAGTCAGATTTTTGGGGCTTTAAATAGCAATAAACGTTATTCCTCTAAAAAATCTAAAAACAAATAA
- a CDS encoding DUF6263 family protein, whose protein sequence is MKKLILLLFVVSANISLAQETALLRLNYEKGATYDVTMNMSQDMGAVMSMGMGITINLKITEVYEDTYDSEMKFTKMTMDMLQGGNAISFDSTKSEEDLDAGGKQMKTQMQPMLDALMYAKGNNLGEILEIKIEPNVMGMEDIAKQSSNVVYPKEAVKVGDNWSMTKEEKGMKMDFVYTVKTISENDVILDISGEISGIATGKITGDMQIDGASGIPVNSNINMSMNVSGQEMISKVTMKTIKK, encoded by the coding sequence ATGAAAAAATTAATTCTTTTATTGTTCGTTGTTTCTGCAAACATTTCTTTGGCTCAAGAAACGGCTTTACTTCGTTTAAATTATGAAAAAGGTGCTACTTACGATGTTACTATGAACATGTCTCAAGATATGGGAGCTGTAATGTCTATGGGAATGGGTATTACTATAAATTTGAAAATTACAGAAGTATATGAAGATACGTATGATAGTGAAATGAAATTTACCAAAATGACAATGGATATGTTGCAAGGAGGTAATGCTATAAGTTTCGATTCTACTAAAAGTGAGGAAGATTTGGATGCTGGAGGAAAGCAAATGAAAACACAAATGCAACCAATGTTAGACGCTTTAATGTATGCAAAAGGAAATAATTTAGGTGAAATTTTAGAGATAAAAATTGAGCCAAATGTTATGGGAATGGAAGATATTGCAAAACAATCTAGCAATGTAGTTTACCCAAAAGAGGCAGTGAAAGTTGGTGACAATTGGTCAATGACTAAAGAAGAAAAAGGCATGAAAATGGACTTTGTTTATACTGTAAAAACGATTTCTGAAAATGATGTAATTTTAGATATTTCTGGCGAAATTTCAGGAATAGCTACTGGTAAAATAACTGGAGATATGCAAATTGATGGAGCTTCTGGGATTCCTGTAAATTCAAATATAAATATGTCGATGAATGTAAGTGGGCAAGAAATGATATCTAAAGTAACT